A window of Lepidochelys kempii isolate rLepKem1 chromosome 1, rLepKem1.hap2, whole genome shotgun sequence contains these coding sequences:
- the ZAR1L gene encoding LOW QUALITY PROTEIN: protein ZAR1-like (The sequence of the model RefSeq protein was modified relative to this genomic sequence to represent the inferred CDS: inserted 2 bases in 1 codon), protein MERFVYPPYNVYQGYSGTFTSSHSGGSVGPKQKQPNWKQSKGSSPFLGVPTTPSPEATPEPVDYLDSYKQVQLKGLLSPVSLGLTPRLCKANTKEVGVQVNPWVDALVQCSMGPRNTAGRPPTEPLGLLQPGXAPAIYSPGLNRHLFTLPKAAGPKVEQEALPTALERKEGADGEQAALQPEEDPSERSQAEATAPTQLSQWEET, encoded by the exons ATGGAGAGATTTGTCTATCCCCCCTACAATGTGTACCAGGGGTACAGTGGCACCTTCACGTCCAGCCACAGTGGGGGCTCGGTGGGCCCCAAACAGAAGCAGCCCAACTGGAAGCAAAGCAAAGGCAGCAGCCCTTTCCTGGGTGtccccaccaccccctccccagaagCCACTCCGGAGCCCGTTGACTACCTGGACAGCTACAAGCAGGTGCAGCTCAAGGGGCTGCTGTCCCCAGTGAGCCTGGGCCTCACCCCACGGCTCTGCAAGGCCAACACCAaggaggtgggggtgcaggtGAACCCATGGGTGGATGCTTTGGTGCAGTGCTCGATGGGGCCCCGAAACACTGCAGGGCGGCCGCCCACAGAGCCCCTCGGCCTGCTTCAGCCAGG GGCCCCGGCCATCTACTCGCCTGGGTTGAACCGGCACCTCTTCACCCTGCCCAAGGCGGCCGGGCCTAAGGTGGAGCAGGAGGCACTGCCCACGGCCctggagaggaaggagggagcCGACGGGGAGCAGGCGGCGCTGCAGCCGGAGGAAGACCCCAGTGAGAGGAGCCAGGCGGAGGCCACCGCCCCTACCCAGCTGTCGCAGTGGGAGGAGACTTAG